ACCACGCACTCAGTTTCCTGGTACCAAACAAACCCCAATGGCGCACCCTTCGCGCAGTTCTACTACAATGCAGCCCAAGATGTTTTTGCCATTACCGGCGGCACCTACTATGACCCGAACTACGTGTACGCCATCTACATCGACGCCGAATCGAGCTGCGGCCAATGCGGCGGGTGCGGCGGTGGCGGGGTGCTGGTCGTAAACTCCAATGACTTACGCGGGCTAGTGGGCCAACCGGCCATCCGCATGTGCGCCAACGACCCGGAACCGGTGCAGTACCCACCTTGCCGGTGGGTAGGCGGCCTAGGCCACGAGCTAGGCCATGCTTTCGGGTTGCCCCATCCACCTGGTTGCGACGAGGGCCAGAGCACCTGCGACTACAACGACCTGATGTGGTTGGGCTACATTCCGTATCCAGCCACTTACCTGCGCGCCAGCGAGCAAGCCACGCTCAACCAAAGTCCCTTCTTCACGGCGCAAAGCCCTGCCACCGGTCCTACTTCCTGCAATATTCTACTGGCAACTCACTCGTCGAATTCGCTGGTGGGCTTAAGTTTGAGTCCAAACCCAGCCCATGCAAGCGTCACGGTGCAGTTGCCTGCTCTGGTTGGCGCCACCCAAGTTACTCTCACGCTGATCGACGCCCTGGGGCGCACGGTAAGTACGTACACGAGGGCGCTATCCGCCGGAGGCCTGCGCCAGGAGCTAGCCCTTTCGGGGCTGACCCAAGGGGTGTATGTCGTACACGCGCAAGTTGGTACGGCGCACGCCGTACGCCGCTTGCTAGTTGAATGACCATTGACTCCCTACCTCCCGGAAGGCTGTACGCTTGCGCCTATAATCTAGCCGTGAGGCGCTGCTTTGGCAGCGCCTCACTTGCTTTCTAGCTGTCAGAAAAAACTCGGTGGTAACTTAGCCACCCGGCTTGGTTCAAATCAAAGCAGAACCAGCGGCGCAACTTCACCTAGCTTTTGGCCGCACCGATGGCGCTTTCTCCCCTGCTACTGGCTTCCGTCCTGAAACCGCTGGATGACACGCGCATGTACGGTAAGTTTGGCCGTACCCTAGCAAGTCGGCCAGATCTGGACGTCCACGTGGCCGGACGACGTGCACCGCGCCCCGAGAATGCGCCTCCGAACCTGCACACGCACGAGTTGCTGGCCGGTTCGCGCCTGAGCCTAGGTCGGCTGGTGGCGCAGTGGCGCTATTGGCAGTTGCTGAAGCAAGTAAAGCCTAGGTTGGTTATCGTGCATGCCCCGGAGCTGCTGCCGCTTACGTTGCTGTGGCGCAGCCTAGGTGGCGAGCGGCACTTCGTGTACGATGTGCGTGAGAATTATGCCCTCAACATCCTGACCCAGCAGGTATACCCTAGCTGGTTGCGCCGGATCTTAGCAAGCCTGGTACGTCGCGCAGAAAAGGCCGCTGCTCGCCGGGCGGCCAAGATCATTTTGGCTGAGCGCAGCTACGCTGATGAGCTGCCATTTGCCACGGCAGAGCGCACCGTTATTCTGGAAAACAAATACCAGCCGCAGCCGGGTGAAGCTGTCCCGACGCAAGCACGCCCTATACCAGAACCGGATGCGCCGCTGCAACTGCTGTATTCGGGCACCATTTCGAAGCTAAACGGTGTATTCGAGGCCATTGGCTTTGCCCAGAAGCTGCGGGAACAATGGCCTGCGGCGCACCTTACCATCATCGGGTTTTGTCAGCAGCCGGAGGTCTTGGCGCAACTCCAGGCCATCGTCGCCGCCGATCCGGGTATTACGCTCATTGGTGGCGGTGAGCTAATTCCTCATGCGCGCATCGTAGCCGAGATTCAGCGTAGCCACCTAGGTCTGCTTCCGTATCAGCACCACCCTAGCTCGGCGCGCTGCATGCCTACCAAGCTGTTCGAATACCTAGCCAATGGATTGCCCATTCTCACGCCGCCTGCCGCGCTTTGGACAGACGTTGTGAATGAGTTGCAAGCGGGAATGAACGTTACCTTTCGGCCGCCTTTTGAAACGCCCAATTTTGCCGAACGCCTGCGTGCTCACCACTTCTACCCGCGTGGCATCCCGCCCGAAGCATTTTGGGCGTCGGAAGCACCTAAATTGTGGCAAATAGTGGATTCTCTGTCGTAACTCCCGACCTTTGCCGCCCGCCTGACACCTAAAGGCCAATTGTGGTTTACTTTCTGTAGTTTCGACTGACTTTCCTCCCTATTCCACCCGCCCAACTAACCTAGCTTATGTCCTCTCTCCGTTCTTCCGAAATTGCTGGCGTCGGCCACTACGTACCCGACCGTGTAATCCGCAACGCGGATATCGAACAACTCATGGAAACTTCCGATGCTTGGATCCAAGAACGGACCGGCATTCAGGAGCGCCGCTGGTTCACGGAGGGCGTGGATACTACCTCCAACATGGGCGCCAAAGCCGCGCAGCGCGCCCTCGATGCGGCCGGCCTCACGCCCGATGATGTGCAGCTCATCGTGTTTGCCACCCTATCACCCGACTACGTTTTCCCGGGTTCGGGCGTGTTGTTGCAGCGCGAAATGGGCATGAAGGGCAGCACTCCGGCCTTCGACGTGCGCAACCAGTGCTCGGGCTTCATTTACTCCCTTTCCCTGGCCGATCAGTTTATCAAGACGGGCATGTACGATACGGTACTGGTCGTCGGCTCCGAGATTCACTCCTCGGGTCTGGATAAGACCACGCGTGGCCGCAGCGTTTCGGTTATTTTTGGCGACGGCGCCGGCGCTGTGGTGCTGCGCCCTAGCACCCGCGAAGGCCACGGTGTTCTAAGCACCCACCTGCACGCACAGGGCGAGCACGCTGAAGAGTTGATTGTGAAAGAGCCCGGTTCGAACCGCGAAAACCGGGTGAAGGTTGCCTTTGAAAATGAGCCCGACATGTACCCGTACATGAACGGCCAAAACGTGTTCAAACACGCAGTGGTGCGCTTTCCCCAGGTGATCAAGGAGGCACTCGATCAAAACGGCTATCAGCCCCAGGACATCAACATGCTCATTCCGCACCAAGCTAACCTGCGCATCACGCAGTACGTGCAGCAGAAGATGGGCCTCACCGACGATAAAATCTTCAGCAACATTCAGCGTTACGGCAACACTACCGCTGCCTCCATCCCAATTGCCTTAAGCGAGGCCGTACAAGAAGGCCGTATCAAACGCGGCGACCTGGTATGCCTAGCTGCCTTTGGCTCGGGCTTCACGTGGGCTTCTGCGCTAGTTAAGTGGTAAGTCGCGGGTAAGCCGTTTCACCCGTCACGCTGAGCTTACCAGAGCCTCTCTACCGCACTGCTAATCCTGCCTTGATAGGAGGATGGAGCGGTAGAGAGGCTCTGTTAAGCTCAGCATGACGCTTTGATTATATAAACTGAAGTAAATGCCTAGCCACACCGAGGAAAATTATCTAAAGGCCATTTATAAACTCTCGGAAGCCGAGCCCGGTACGGAGGTCAGCACCAACCGCATCGCGGACGTGCTGCAAACGCGGGCGGCTTCAGTAACGGATATGCTGCGCCGCCTCGGGGAAAAGGGTCTGCTACACTACCAACGCTACCGCGGCGTGTCGCTCACGCATGAAGGCCGGCAGGTGGCTCTGCTCACCATTCGGAAGCACCGGCTGTGGGAAGTGTTCTTGGTGCAAAAGCTAGGGTTCAACTGGGATGAGGTACACGAGGTAGCCGAAGAGATGGAGCACCTTCAGTCGCCACTACTCATTCGTCGCCTCGATGAGTTTCTGGAATTCCCCCAGTTCGACCCACATGGTGACCCTATTCCAAGTGAAGATGGCGCCATGCGCCGCCCCAAAAATCGCCTGCTCGCTGACCTCAATCCCGGTGACTGCGGAACGTTGGTAGCGGTTCGCAACACCTCCCAGCCTTTTCTTCAGTATCTCGATAAGGCCGGCCTGAACCTAGGTACTCGTATTGAAGTACTAGATAAAGCACTCTTCGATAATTCTTTGGAAATCAATGTTGATCAACAACGAAAAACATTGATTTCGGCGGAGGTTAGCCGGAATCTTTTCGTGGCTTAGCGCTTGCACTTCGTTGTCATCTTGAGCTTGCGAAGGACCTTATCACGCCAGAACATTTCGCGTCTGCAAACGTGACAGGGTTCTTTGCAAGCATAGGATGACAGCGCAACTATTTCGGTCAAGCGCTGCCCTGTTGTTCTCTTTTTCTGTTTAACAGTTAGTTCTGTGTCTCGCAGTTTTGCGGGTTAAATGCCAGGTACCGCTTGTGGCTGCTCTCTTACCTCCTGTTCTTTCCGATACCATCGTAGCACTCTCGACGCCGCCAGGCGCGGGTGCCATTGCGCTTGTGCGCCTCTCGGGTCCGAATGCCATTGCCCTTACCGACGAGGTATTTTCCGGTAAGCGTTTGCGCGACCAGCCCGGCAACACCTTGCACTACGGCACCATCCGCGACGGAGAGCGGATCTTGGATGAGGTAGTCGTTTCGCTTTTCCGAGCGCCGCACTCCTACACCCGTGAGGATGTAGTGGAAATCAGCTGCCACGGCTCCGACTACATTGTGCAGCAACTGCTGAGCTTGCTCATACGACGTGGCGCCCGCTTGGCCGAGGCTGGCGAGTTCACGAAGCGAGCCTTCCTACACGGCGCTTTCGACCTAGCCCAGGCCGAAGCCGTGGCCGATCTGATTGCCTCCAACTCAGCCTTATCGCACCAGGTGGCGATGCAGCAGATGCGCGGGGGCTTCTCGCAGGAACTACGCGCCTTGCGGGCCCAGATGGTGAAGTTTGCCGCCTTACTGGAGCTCGAGCTAGACTTCGGTGAGGAAGATGTGGAGTTTGCCGACCGCACGGGCCTCGTGGCGCTCCTGCAAGAAGTACAAGCCTTGGTTCGGCGGCTTCTGCGCTCCTTCGAGCTAGGCAACGTCATCAAGAACGGCGTGACTACTGTTATTGCGGGCAAGCCGAACGCGGGCAAATCGACTTTGCTCAATGCCCTGCTCCATGAAGAGCGCGCCATTGTATCGGCGGTTGCCGGCACCACCCGCGACCTGATTGAGGACGAAGTCAGCATCGACGGAATTCGCTTCCGGTTCGTCGATACTGCCGGCCTGCGCGAAACGACCGATGTGGTAGAATCCATCGGTGTAGAGCGTACCCGCAAGCGTGTTCAGCAGGCAGCTTTGCTGTTATATCTGGTTGATATCGCTACTAGTACACCCGAGGAGGTTAAAGCGGAGCTAGAAGCATTGAATCCGGATCAACAGATTCCAACCCTGATCGTTGGTAACAAACTCGACCTAGCTTCAGAAGCGCAAGTCGAGGCCTTCCGCCGTCTGCCTGACGTGGTGATGGTGGCAGCAGCCCGCGGAGAAGGCCTAGAGGATTTGCAGGAAGCGTTGCTAGCCCGTGTCCGCGGGGAAGGGCTAGACCAGACCGGCGCCACGACCATCGTCACCAACCTGCGCCACGTCCGCAGCCTGGAAGCGACGAACGCAGCGCTAGACGCTGTGCTCATAGGCTTGAACGCTGGCACTGGCACTGAGCTACTAGCCGCTGACCTGCGTCAAGCCCTCGCTTCGCTGGGTGAAATCACCGGCGAAATTTCCTCTGATGATCTGCTCACTAGCATCTTCACGCAATTCTGTATCGGGAAGTAAACATGCCGTTAGCTGGTGCAGCTTTCTAGACCCTAGGCCGCGCAAGCACAACAGTAAGCAGCAAGACGCGTAGAGCAGAGTAGATCGTTTTACTTCTACTCCCACCTACCTTATGAAAACCCTCCTACTGCTCCTCTGTGTTGCCGGAGCGACCCTAGCTTCCTGTTCGCAGGAGAAGTCTTCTACCCCTCTGGAGCAGGCGGCTGACCTGCCTGCTGGCACCACCGTAAAAGGTGCCGATGGCAGTAAGATCAAGAAGCAAGCCGACGGCGACATCAAGTACAAAGACGCTGACGGCAACGTCGTTAAGAAGGACGCTGACGATGGTACCGTGAAGGCCAAGTCGGCCGACTAAAGCTAGGCAACGCTAACAGCTAGCTTTCATACGTCAACGGTGCTGCTCATAGCGGTTGGGCAGCACCGTACTGCGTAGCTCCTCCACCTCTGATGCGGTCAGCGCTGGGGCTTTTGCCACCCAGATAGCTTCCTGCAACTGCTCATCGGTGCGAACACCGAGCACCCCCGAAGCCACTACCGGCGACGCCAGCACAAAGCGCACAGCTACTTCTGCTGCCGTCCGGCCGGCGCCTGCTACCTCCTTGATGGCAGTGGCTGCTTTGGCTACTTGTTCGGGCGTATGCCCTAGATACTCCTTAGCCGGCTTACCTAGCAAAAGCCCCTGCGCGTAGCTCCCGCGAGCTAACACGCTAATCTGGTGTTCCTGCAACAAACCTAGGCTGCTTTCCTCTGGTCGGCGGTCGAGCAGGCTGTATTGCATCATCACGCTCACAATGTTGGAGCGCTGCACGTACTCACGAATCACATTTGGCCGGATAGACGAAATGCCGTAGTAGCGAATTTTGCCTTCCTGCACCAGTTGCTCGAAGGCTTCAATCGTCTCGCCGATAGGATCATCGAGTGTGCCGCCGTGCAGCTGATACAGGTCTATGTAGTCGGTTTGCAGACGTTGCAGGCTTTTGTCGACGGCTTGCAGAATGTAGCGCTTGCTCGGGTTCCAATCCCAACCGCTACCATCGGGCCGCCCTTGATTCCCAACTTTGGTCGCTAGGATAACTTGGTCGCGCCGGTCACGGAATGCTTTACCTACCGTCTCCTCGTTCGCTCCTTGTTGGTACAGGTCAGCCGTGTCGAAGTAGTTGATGCCATTGTCTAACGCCTGGTGGAGCAGCCGAGCATTGGCAGAGTGGTCTTCACCCAACGACATGCAGCCGAAGCTGATTTCGCTAACGTGCAGATCGGACTTTCCGAGTTGGTTGTACTTCATTCGTTATTAGCTAACAAGTAATCCTCGGTGTACTCGCCCCATCCGCTATAGGTTGTGCTACCTAGGTAGTGCGGACGTTGTAGGCAGCTAGGTGAACGTCAGTCATTCTACTAGAAAGTTCGCACGGCAACCAGTCCGACGCTTAGGGCGCCGGACCGGCAGGCGTAAGTTGTGCTGAAACCCTCCGACCGTATTTTTTCTCTCCCAAGGCAGCCTACTTCAGCAGTAAGTGTCAATACTTGCGTAAGGGTGCTAAAACGTTTCCAAAAGTCTCACAGGCAGATGGAAGTTTCTCTTGTGCTCTGCTGCCTTCAGCGTTAAGATTACCCCTATCTTGCCGCTTAGCTAGCGTATATAGCTTAAACAACACACTTGCTCAGCTTGTAGTATAGTATTCAAATCGTCTTTGACTTTTGGCCTTGCGGCTAATTCTTTAGTTTCGCCTCATCACCACCTCCAACTATCCCCTATGGCAGAGTCTGCTGAAATTATCCTGGACGGAAAGACCTACTCCTTTCCGGTCACAGAAGGCACTGAGCACGAGAAGGCAATCGACATTGCCAAACTGCGTGACCAGTCCGGCTACGTAACCCTCGACTCGGGCTACAAGAACACGGGCGCTACGAAGAGTGCCATCACATTTCTCGATGGTGAGGAAGGGATTCTACGCTACCGGGGCTACCCCATCGAGCAACTAGCGGAGAAGTCAAGCTTCCTAGAAGTAGCGTACCTGCTGATCTACGGCGCTCTGCCCACCCAAACGGAGCTGGATACCTTCAGCCATAACATCACCATGCATAGCCTCGTGCACGAGGACATGCGCAAGATCTTCGACGGTTTCCCGAGCAGCACCCACCCCATGGCTATCCTCTCTAGCCTGGTTTGCGCGCTAACGGGCTTCTATCCTAAGAGCATCGACCCGGTTCAGAGCAAGGAAGAAATCGACCTGAACATCTACCGTCTGATGGCTAAAATCTCGACGATTGCCGCCTGGACGTACAAGAACCAAATGGGTCATCCGCTGAACTATCCGCGCAACGACCTCGACTACTGCTCGAACTTCCTGTACATGATGTTCAGCTTCCCCACGGAGCAATACAAAGTGAACCCGGTGGTGGCCCGTGCCCTGAACAAGCTGCTCATCCTGCACGCCGATCATGAGCAAAACTGCTCGACTTCGACGGTACGTTTGGTGGGCTCGTCGAATGCTAGCCTCTACGGCTCTGTATCGGCTGGTATCAATGCGCTGTGGGGCCCGCTGCACGGCGGTGCTAACCAAGAGGTGATTGAGATGCTAGAAGCCATTCAGCGCGACGGTGGCGACACCCAGAAATTCGTTGACAAAGCCAAAGACAAGAACGACCCGTTCCGCCTCATGGGCTTTGGTCACCGCGTGTACAAAAACTTTGACCCGCGCGCCAAGATCATTAAGGTAACGGCCGACGAAGTACTAAAGGAGCTCGGGGTAAACGACCCGCTGCTGACCATCGCGCAGGAGCTAGAGCAAGCTGCCCTCACCGACCCATATTTCGTTGAGCGCAAGCTGTATCCGAACGTTGACTTCTACTCGGGCATTATCTACAAAGCCCTAGGTATTCCGACGCAGATGTTTACCGTGCTCTTCGCCATGGGCCGCCTCCCCGGCTGGATTTCCCAGTGGAAAGAGATGCGTGAGAACAAAGAGCCTATCGGCCGTCCACGTCAGATCTACACCGGCGCCACCGAGCGCGACTACGTGGAAATTGGCAACCGCTAATCTCAGTATGGTACTACCACAAAAAAAGCCCGCTAGCAGCGGGCTTTTTTTGTGAACCTATCCTTCCCTAGCCTAGTGGATAGAAAGTGCCGTCATCGTGGATTTAGCCTGGTTATAGGCCGTCATCTGGTTAGGCCACAGGATAGCGGCCATATCCCATTCGTAGTGCATTTGAACCTCAGCCATACGCTCATCTAGTACGGCTGGGTCACTGGCGTACTGCGTTTTCAACTCCGCAACTGCCGTAAGCATTTGCAGGTTGAGCTTTCGCACTTTTACGTACTGTCCTTCGCTCAGCTTTACTTTGCTGGCAATTTGCCGGGTCATGGTTGTGGCACGGGAGGTCGGGTTGTCGTTGCCCTGTCCTGCTTGGGTAGCAAGCGGAGCACTCAGGCTCAATAGAAGCCCTAGGGCGCAGTAGCTTTTTTTCATGGTGGTGGAAGTTTTGAGTGGAGTTGAAAAAAAGTGGAGACAAGTTGTGCGGCGGTACTAGCGCCTCCGAAGATTTAGCTGCTCGGAAGGCAACCAGATTTGCATTGCACAGTTAAATATATAATAAGTTAAGTATAATTAAAAGCTTTATTACTATTTTTTCATGTCTGGATTTTATTCAATTGCTGAGCTTCCCTTCTGCCAACTAATTTCAGGGCGCTTTCACTAGGCATGTATTCTATAGTAAGTGGCCTTTTCGTTTTAACCTAACCAAGAAAACCAGCTTCCTTCTGGCTTCTCTAGGCAGAGGAAAGCTGGCCGGTAATAGGAGCTATTTTGTGGGATTGAACAGTGCCGTCATGCTGCTGCGCGCCTGCTGGTATAAGGCGAGTTGCGCGGGGTGCATTAGTTCTAGCAGGGCTGCATTGTAGCGGGTTTGTGCAGAAGCCAAATGATGATCCAGCATAGCTTGATCGGCAGCATACTCGTTTTTTATGCCTTCTACTTCATTTAGCATCTGTTCATTAAGCTGCTTTACTTTTACATACTGCCCTTCTTCCAAGTTTACCTTAGCGGCTAGTGCGCGGGCCATGCTTGTAGCACGGGCATGAATAGAAGGCGGATTGTCGGATGAAGAGCGGGCGAAGTTCCCTCCTGCATTTTGCAGGGTAAATACGGTGATAGCCAGGAGACAAAGTTTTAGCATAATTGTAAGCGTTCGAGTGAAAGGTTAGAATCAATGTAGCGAGTGAATATGAGTACTTACCTACCCTTAGGTTTAGCACACGTTCTTTGCTAAACGCTATTGACTAGGCACTGACAAATGTATGAATTCATATTAAACAATAATTTTATTTTTTATAACTATTCTAATGCAAAGCTTTTATCAAATTCATTGATCAGTCTCATTATCAGACTTGTCATAGTTCAATAAAAAAGGAATACTATAAATAAAAAAAGCCCCGACGATTTGTATCGTCAGGACTTTCAGAATCTAGAGTAACCAGATCGGCTACAGAATTCGCAATTCGATGCGCCTGTTTTGCTGACGGTGCAAGTCTGAATCGTTTGGGGTTAGCGGCTTAGTTTCGCCATAACCTTTGAAACGCAACCTAGCTTCGGGAATGCCCTGCTTCACGAGGTAAGTGTACACGGAACGGGCCCGGTTCTGCGACAACGCCATGTTGTCGGCGTCGGCCCCTATATCGTCGGTATGACCCGATATTTCCACCTGAATCTCCCGGTACTGCTGCATAAACTGAATCAGTCGGTTTAGCTCCGTCTGCGACTTCGGTTTCAACTCATACTGGTTCGTCTCAAAGAACAGGTTGTTCAGCACAATGCTGCGACCAGCACGCACGGGTTCTAGGTAGATGTCGAGCGTAAGCGGGTCAAAGTTCTTTTTGTCGGTATAGTCGAAGCTCAAACTCTTCATCAAGTACTTGTCCGCGGCGGCGTACATAGCGTACTGCCGGCCTTCATTGAGCACAACAGTGTAGTCACCTACTTCGGGGTCAGACGTCACGAACTGCGTCAGCTCATCGGTGTTCAGGTCGTAGAGCTGCACATCAGCCTTGATGGGCTTTTTTGTGATGGCATCGAATACGCGACCTTGCGTGTACGTGCTGGTTTCGCGCGCTTGCACAGGCTTGGGCACCTCAAAGCCAAACAGCTCCACCGGCCGGTCGCGGTCCGATTTAGTACCGGGCTCATTGGCCCGCGAGCGAGAGCAGAAACCGCGTTTGTTATCAGAAGTAATGAAGAGCGACGCTTCGTTTTCAAACGTGTTGAGCGGATACCCTAGGTTTAGTGGCACGCTCCACTTGTTGCCGCGTTCTAGCTCACACCGGTACACATCCAGTCCCCCCATTCCTACCAGACCATCTGTGACGTAATAGAGTGTAGTGCCACTAGCGTGGATAAAGGGTGCCATGTCTTTGCCCGGAGTATTTACGGGGGCGCCCAAATTGCGCGCCACACTCCAGGTACCGTCAGGCTGTAGCATCGTCATGTAAATGTCTTCCTGCCCTAGCCCGCCACGCCGGTCGGAGGTAAAGTACAACGTCCGGCCGTCGGCCGACAGCGTAGGCTGCGAGTCCCACGCCGGCGAGTTCACATTGCGCCCTAAGTTCTGGGGCTTACTCCAGTTATTGCCGGTTCGGCGCGAGATATACAGATCACAGGTACCAAGCGAACCAGGCCGGTCGCACGACACAAACACCAGCGTTTTACCATCCCCCGAGATGGTAGCGGCACCTTCGTTGTAAGCCGTGTTGATGATTGGTGAGATGGAAACCGGCGCCCCAAACCCTCCGTCCTTTTCCTGCCGGCTGATGTACAAG
This Hymenobacter sp. GOD-10R DNA region includes the following protein-coding sequences:
- a CDS encoding T9SS type A sorting domain-containing protein yields the protein MNSSSVSFRRQGQPLYLGRLLGLVGLLLALLVGNRTLAQQGSKMPTPSDLHWCRPEALSKPGADLIGKLAGLNVARMGAIVPEVRLIYLVPSDRTINPVYAGAIANAARDLRRWYQQQLGNTKTFTLHSPVVETYQTTHSVSWYQTNPNGAPFAQFYYNAAQDVFAITGGTYYDPNYVYAIYIDAESSCGQCGGCGGGGVLVVNSNDLRGLVGQPAIRMCANDPEPVQYPPCRWVGGLGHELGHAFGLPHPPGCDEGQSTCDYNDLMWLGYIPYPATYLRASEQATLNQSPFFTAQSPATGPTSCNILLATHSSNSLVGLSLSPNPAHASVTVQLPALVGATQVTLTLIDALGRTVSTYTRALSAGGLRQELALSGLTQGVYVVHAQVGTAHAVRRLLVE
- a CDS encoding glycosyltransferase; the protein is MALSPLLLASVLKPLDDTRMYGKFGRTLASRPDLDVHVAGRRAPRPENAPPNLHTHELLAGSRLSLGRLVAQWRYWQLLKQVKPRLVIVHAPELLPLTLLWRSLGGERHFVYDVRENYALNILTQQVYPSWLRRILASLVRRAEKAAARRAAKIILAERSYADELPFATAERTVILENKYQPQPGEAVPTQARPIPEPDAPLQLLYSGTISKLNGVFEAIGFAQKLREQWPAAHLTIIGFCQQPEVLAQLQAIVAADPGITLIGGGELIPHARIVAEIQRSHLGLLPYQHHPSSARCMPTKLFEYLANGLPILTPPAALWTDVVNELQAGMNVTFRPPFETPNFAERLRAHHFYPRGIPPEAFWASEAPKLWQIVDSLS
- a CDS encoding beta-ketoacyl-ACP synthase III, producing the protein MSSLRSSEIAGVGHYVPDRVIRNADIEQLMETSDAWIQERTGIQERRWFTEGVDTTSNMGAKAAQRALDAAGLTPDDVQLIVFATLSPDYVFPGSGVLLQREMGMKGSTPAFDVRNQCSGFIYSLSLADQFIKTGMYDTVLVVGSEIHSSGLDKTTRGRSVSVIFGDGAGAVVLRPSTREGHGVLSTHLHAQGEHAEELIVKEPGSNRENRVKVAFENEPDMYPYMNGQNVFKHAVVRFPQVIKEALDQNGYQPQDINMLIPHQANLRITQYVQQKMGLTDDKIFSNIQRYGNTTAASIPIALSEAVQEGRIKRGDLVCLAAFGSGFTWASALVKW
- a CDS encoding metal-dependent transcriptional regulator, with translation MPSHTEENYLKAIYKLSEAEPGTEVSTNRIADVLQTRAASVTDMLRRLGEKGLLHYQRYRGVSLTHEGRQVALLTIRKHRLWEVFLVQKLGFNWDEVHEVAEEMEHLQSPLLIRRLDEFLEFPQFDPHGDPIPSEDGAMRRPKNRLLADLNPGDCGTLVAVRNTSQPFLQYLDKAGLNLGTRIEVLDKALFDNSLEINVDQQRKTLISAEVSRNLFVA
- the mnmE gene encoding tRNA uridine-5-carboxymethylaminomethyl(34) synthesis GTPase MnmE codes for the protein MAALLPPVLSDTIVALSTPPGAGAIALVRLSGPNAIALTDEVFSGKRLRDQPGNTLHYGTIRDGERILDEVVVSLFRAPHSYTREDVVEISCHGSDYIVQQLLSLLIRRGARLAEAGEFTKRAFLHGAFDLAQAEAVADLIASNSALSHQVAMQQMRGGFSQELRALRAQMVKFAALLELELDFGEEDVEFADRTGLVALLQEVQALVRRLLRSFELGNVIKNGVTTVIAGKPNAGKSTLLNALLHEERAIVSAVAGTTRDLIEDEVSIDGIRFRFVDTAGLRETTDVVESIGVERTRKRVQQAALLLYLVDIATSTPEEVKAELEALNPDQQIPTLIVGNKLDLASEAQVEAFRRLPDVVMVAAARGEGLEDLQEALLARVRGEGLDQTGATTIVTNLRHVRSLEATNAALDAVLIGLNAGTGTELLAADLRQALASLGEITGEISSDDLLTSIFTQFCIGK
- a CDS encoding aldo/keto reductase, with translation MKYNQLGKSDLHVSEISFGCMSLGEDHSANARLLHQALDNGINYFDTADLYQQGANEETVGKAFRDRRDQVILATKVGNQGRPDGSGWDWNPSKRYILQAVDKSLQRLQTDYIDLYQLHGGTLDDPIGETIEAFEQLVQEGKIRYYGISSIRPNVIREYVQRSNIVSVMMQYSLLDRRPEESSLGLLQEHQISVLARGSYAQGLLLGKPAKEYLGHTPEQVAKAATAIKEVAGAGRTAAEVAVRFVLASPVVASGVLGVRTDEQLQEAIWVAKAPALTASEVEELRSTVLPNRYEQHR
- a CDS encoding citrate synthase translates to MAESAEIILDGKTYSFPVTEGTEHEKAIDIAKLRDQSGYVTLDSGYKNTGATKSAITFLDGEEGILRYRGYPIEQLAEKSSFLEVAYLLIYGALPTQTELDTFSHNITMHSLVHEDMRKIFDGFPSSTHPMAILSSLVCALTGFYPKSIDPVQSKEEIDLNIYRLMAKISTIAAWTYKNQMGHPLNYPRNDLDYCSNFLYMMFSFPTEQYKVNPVVARALNKLLILHADHEQNCSTSTVRLVGSSNASLYGSVSAGINALWGPLHGGANQEVIEMLEAIQRDGGDTQKFVDKAKDKNDPFRLMGFGHRVYKNFDPRAKIIKVTADEVLKELGVNDPLLTIAQELEQAALTDPYFVERKLYPNVDFYSGIIYKALGIPTQMFTVLFAMGRLPGWISQWKEMRENKEPIGRPRQIYTGATERDYVEIGNR
- a CDS encoding OmpA family protein, with amino-acid sequence MRRLFSASLLLSLAVLSPTLAQSQAKLASTNTKANNLWEKAQEQATARDFPKAIETLTQLNQKFPSLPEPFIKKGSLLKAMGENQAAFQAYRDGLAKATLDPARATDYYTLGELAMSFGDYSTAADSYKKYLKVAPKVLRNQARAQRQLLNCEFAIKAMANPIGITPTRLGEPLNNFRYQYFPALTADNRFLLFTGRLKVDNGEDLYISRQEKDGGFGAPVSISPIINTAYNEGAATISGDGKTLVFVSCDRPGSLGTCDLYISRRTGNNWSKPQNLGRNVNSPAWDSQPTLSADGRTLYFTSDRRGGLGQEDIYMTMLQPDGTWSVARNLGAPVNTPGKDMAPFIHASGTTLYYVTDGLVGMGGLDVYRCELERGNKWSVPLNLGYPLNTFENEASLFITSDNKRGFCSRSRANEPGTKSDRDRPVELFGFEVPKPVQARETSTYTQGRVFDAITKKPIKADVQLYDLNTDELTQFVTSDPEVGDYTVVLNEGRQYAMYAAADKYLMKSLSFDYTDKKNFDPLTLDIYLEPVRAGRSIVLNNLFFETNQYELKPKSQTELNRLIQFMQQYREIQVEISGHTDDIGADADNMALSQNRARSVYTYLVKQGIPEARLRFKGYGETKPLTPNDSDLHRQQNRRIELRIL